From a region of the Clupea harengus chromosome 9, Ch_v2.0.2, whole genome shotgun sequence genome:
- the gemin7 gene encoding gem-associated protein 7 isoform X2, translating to MHTVTNMMVEFSTACRQPVAMKKAPVTVLRLPRGPDPNSRGFDPNSPRFIALCPTSIPSSAGEGACIEEEQRSRSELRERFLRTLIKMSNKPVNFDMYEGVQVRAKFGASDIDVLNFQVSELQTPIGVQKEALLRCHDMISFSFDV from the exons ATGCATACG GTGACTAATATGATGGTGGAATTCTCTACAGCTTGCCGACAACCTGTTGCAATGAAGAAGGCCCCTGTCACCGTCCTTCGGTTACCGAGAGGACCAGATCCCAACAGCCGCGGTTTTGACCCAAACTCCCCGCGGTTCATCGCCCTGTGTCCCACCTCCATACCTTCCTCTGCCGGAGAAGGAGCCTGCATTGAAGAGGAGCAGCGTTCTCGCAGTGAATTGAGGGAACGCTTTCTCCGCACCCTCATTAAGATGTCAAATAAACCAGTTAATTTCGACATGTATGAGGGTGTGCAGGTGCGGGCCAAATTCGGAGCGTCAGACATTGATGTGCTGAACTTTCAGGTTTCAGAGTTACAGACACCGATTGGTGTTCAGAAGGAGGCCTTACTTCGCTGTCATGATatgatttcattttcttttgatGTATGA
- the gemin7 gene encoding gem-associated protein 7 isoform X4, with product MKKAPVTVLRLPRGPDPNSRGFDPNSPRFIALCPTSIPSSAGEGACIEEEQRSRSELRERFLRTLIKMSNKPVNFDMYEGVQVRAKFGASDIDVLNFQVSELQTPIGVQKEALLRCHDMISFSFDV from the coding sequence ATGAAGAAGGCCCCTGTCACCGTCCTTCGGTTACCGAGAGGACCAGATCCCAACAGCCGCGGTTTTGACCCAAACTCCCCGCGGTTCATCGCCCTGTGTCCCACCTCCATACCTTCCTCTGCCGGAGAAGGAGCCTGCATTGAAGAGGAGCAGCGTTCTCGCAGTGAATTGAGGGAACGCTTTCTCCGCACCCTCATTAAGATGTCAAATAAACCAGTTAATTTCGACATGTATGAGGGTGTGCAGGTGCGGGCCAAATTCGGAGCGTCAGACATTGATGTGCTGAACTTTCAGGTTTCAGAGTTACAGACACCGATTGGTGTTCAGAAGGAGGCCTTACTTCGCTGTCATGATatgatttcattttcttttgatGTATGA
- the gemin7 gene encoding gem-associated protein 7 isoform X1, giving the protein MLSPQTTLIHPHTTPYDFYHTTCPFHCYARDCNQVCGVTNMMVEFSTACRQPVAMKKAPVTVLRLPRGPDPNSRGFDPNSPRFIALCPTSIPSSAGEGACIEEEQRSRSELRERFLRTLIKMSNKPVNFDMYEGVQVRAKFGASDIDVLNFQVSELQTPIGVQKEALLRCHDMISFSFDV; this is encoded by the exons ATGCTGTCTCCGCAAACTACTCTCATACATCCTCACACAACTCCATATGATTTTTATCACACGACATGCCCTTTCCATTGTTACGCCAGAGACTGTAATCAAGTGTGTGGG GTGACTAATATGATGGTGGAATTCTCTACAGCTTGCCGACAACCTGTTGCAATGAAGAAGGCCCCTGTCACCGTCCTTCGGTTACCGAGAGGACCAGATCCCAACAGCCGCGGTTTTGACCCAAACTCCCCGCGGTTCATCGCCCTGTGTCCCACCTCCATACCTTCCTCTGCCGGAGAAGGAGCCTGCATTGAAGAGGAGCAGCGTTCTCGCAGTGAATTGAGGGAACGCTTTCTCCGCACCCTCATTAAGATGTCAAATAAACCAGTTAATTTCGACATGTATGAGGGTGTGCAGGTGCGGGCCAAATTCGGAGCGTCAGACATTGATGTGCTGAACTTTCAGGTTTCAGAGTTACAGACACCGATTGGTGTTCAGAAGGAGGCCTTACTTCGCTGTCATGATatgatttcattttcttttgatGTATGA
- the gemin7 gene encoding gem-associated protein 7 isoform X3, which translates to MMVEFSTACRQPVAMKKAPVTVLRLPRGPDPNSRGFDPNSPRFIALCPTSIPSSAGEGACIEEEQRSRSELRERFLRTLIKMSNKPVNFDMYEGVQVRAKFGASDIDVLNFQVSELQTPIGVQKEALLRCHDMISFSFDV; encoded by the coding sequence ATGATGGTGGAATTCTCTACAGCTTGCCGACAACCTGTTGCAATGAAGAAGGCCCCTGTCACCGTCCTTCGGTTACCGAGAGGACCAGATCCCAACAGCCGCGGTTTTGACCCAAACTCCCCGCGGTTCATCGCCCTGTGTCCCACCTCCATACCTTCCTCTGCCGGAGAAGGAGCCTGCATTGAAGAGGAGCAGCGTTCTCGCAGTGAATTGAGGGAACGCTTTCTCCGCACCCTCATTAAGATGTCAAATAAACCAGTTAATTTCGACATGTATGAGGGTGTGCAGGTGCGGGCCAAATTCGGAGCGTCAGACATTGATGTGCTGAACTTTCAGGTTTCAGAGTTACAGACACCGATTGGTGTTCAGAAGGAGGCCTTACTTCGCTGTCATGATatgatttcattttcttttgatGTATGA
- the LOC122133147 gene encoding uncharacterized protein LOC122133147 has product MWKCKECDIFVTGRHELLKHFRLQHRNYGRSQRYPCAYLSCPCTFKTWNALHIHLSRVHANQSSQEQLESSTFSCHLCTCSNLPTEKEYFAHISTHLKSNETVSCMFVGCSYKTNIYGTFNTHKNRKHTPHTFKDFKPSVVRTTESQEPYGNPGEGTSCQDDTAVEANTSCSSGDGDVTKSLPRVIEEHFAACLLKLEHIAHVSGKTIDGFLEELHHLLSSATLPLSVNILEEVLQKHSLTTDKSVITEIATALFTSNPMLKSIEKGGSLSTTYLRKQYYKESFNIVEPVEYILNAKERRSFQYVPVLKFLQNLFDRRDVVDKVVDNHRAQQTNRVMMEQKTYRSFQDGEYFLQNSFLSDTDLRILLTLYIDDFEVCNPLGTSRTKHKLCAVYWILSNLPPGSHSSLSEEKRKSTTASTIPQVKQWKH; this is encoded by the coding sequence ATGTGGAAGTGTAAGGAGTGTGACATATTTGTGACTGGTAGGCATGAGCTTCTAAAGCATTTCAGACTCCAGCACAGAAATTATGGACGTAGCCAGCGTTACCCATGTGCTTACCTAAGCTGCCCATGCACTTTTAAGACTTGGAATGCCTTGCATATTCATTTAAGTAGAGTTCATGCTAACCAGAGCTCTCAGGAACAGCTGGAATCATCAACCTTCAGTTGTCATTTGTGCACATGTAGCAACCTCCCTACAGAGAAGGAGTATTTTGCTCACATAAGCACTCACCTTAAAAGTAATGAAACTGTAAGTTGTATGTTTGTGGGTTGCAGttataaaacaaacatatatggaACTTTTAATACTCACaagaacagaaaacacacccctcacacattTAAAGATTTCAAGCCAAGTGTAGTCAGAACCACTGAGTCTCAAGAACCTTATGGTAATCCTGGGGAAGGCACAAGTTGTCAAGATGACACTGCAGTTGAAGCAAACACTTCATGTTCaagtggtgatggtgatgtgaCTAAAAGCTTGCCCAGAGTAATAGAGGAACATTTTGCTGCATGTTTGCTCAAGTTGGAGCATATTGCACATGTTTCGGGCAAAACCATTGATGGGTTCTTAGAAGAACTGCACCATCTGTTAAGCTCAGCAACATTACCCCTATCGGTTAACATCCTTGAAGAGGTATTGCAGAAACATAGTCTGACAACTGACAAGTCTGTAATAACAGAAATTGCCACGGCTCTCTTCACATCCAACCCCATGCTTAAATCAATAGAGAAGGGTGGTTCCCTAAGCACAACTTATCTTCGCAAGCAGTATTATAAAGAAAGCTTTAACATTGTAGAGCCTGTAGAGTACATCCTTAATGCTAAAGAAAGGAGAAGTTTCCAGTATGTGCCCGTGTTAAAGTTTTTGCAGAATCTCTTTGATAGGAGAGATGTTGTGGACAAGGTTGTTGACAAccacagagcacagcagacTAATAGGGTGATGATGGAGCAGAAAACTTACAGATCTTTCCAGGATGGTGAATACTTCCTGCAGAACAGTTTTCTGTCAGACACAGACTTGAGAATTTTGTTAACTTTGTATATAGATGACTTTGAGGTTTGCAATCCTCTGGGTACTTCTCGCACAAAGCATAAACTCTGTGCCGTCTACTGGATTTTGAGTAACTTGCCCCCAGGATCACATTCATCGCTGTCGGAAGAAAAGCGGAAGTCAACTACTGCCTCAACTATCCCTCAGGTGAAACAGTGGAAACACTAG